In Ectothiorhodospiraceae bacterium 2226, a single window of DNA contains:
- the lolA gene encoding outer membrane lipoprotein chaperone LolA has protein sequence MKRFPLGTALWAGLLGLLASLPVAAGEARLDAFFDGLQSVHAEFKQTVLGPQGRVLDQSWGTMAVQQPGLFRLDYHRPHEQQYVGDGQRLWAYDQDLEQVTVREQESGLDDTPALLLAQPEAVRDTFSVHAIGARDGSEWVELRPRRGEGGFEFVRLGFRGDTLHIMELKDNFGQTTRLEFSQLQRNPRLDRALFQFEPPPGVDVVGDPGS, from the coding sequence ATGAAGAGATTTCCGCTGGGCACCGCGCTCTGGGCGGGTTTGTTGGGCCTGCTCGCGAGCCTGCCGGTGGCCGCCGGCGAGGCGCGCCTGGATGCCTTCTTCGACGGCCTGCAGAGCGTGCACGCCGAGTTCAAACAGACCGTGCTCGGCCCGCAGGGGCGGGTGCTCGATCAAAGCTGGGGCACCATGGCGGTACAGCAGCCCGGGCTTTTCCGCCTCGATTACCACCGCCCCCACGAGCAGCAGTACGTGGGTGACGGCCAGCGCCTGTGGGCCTACGACCAGGACCTGGAACAGGTCACCGTGCGCGAACAGGAGTCCGGCCTGGATGACACGCCGGCCCTGCTGCTCGCCCAACCCGAAGCGGTGCGCGACACCTTTTCGGTGCACGCGATCGGCGCCCGTGACGGCAGCGAGTGGGTTGAGTTGCGCCCGCGCCGCGGGGAGGGCGGATTCGAGTTCGTGCGCCTGGGCTTTCGCGGCGACACGCTGCACATCATGGAGTTGAAGGACAACTTCGGCCAGACCACCCGCCTCGAGTTCTCCCAGTTGCAGCGCAACCCGCGCCTGGACCGCGCCTTGTTCCAGTTCGAGCCGCCGCCCGGCGTCGACGTGGTCGGCGACCCGGGCAGCTAA
- the serS gene encoding serine--tRNA ligase, whose protein sequence is MLDPRLIRNDLDAVAAALARRGVHLDRERLNALEVQRKDLQVRMQELQNTRNTRSKAIGQAKAKGEDVAPLLAEVADLGERLKAAEGEFHAVQGELDGLLLELPNVPHESVPDGADETHNVEVRRWGTPAEYDFEVRDHVALGEALGQLDFATASKIAGARFSVMSGGLARLHRALIQFMLDLHTREHGYTELYVPYLVNSASLVGTGQLPKFEEDLFATGGGYYLIPTAEVPVTNTARDTILEADTLPRRYVAHTPCFRSEAGSHGKDTRGMIRQHQFEKVELVQMVRPEESYAALEALTGHAEAVLQRLELPYRVVALCTGDMGFAAAKTYDIEVWLPGQQAYREISSCSNFEDFQARRMQARWRNPETRKPELLHTLNGSGLAVGRTLVALMENGQQGDGRIRIPEALRPYVDGLDYLG, encoded by the coding sequence ATGCTCGACCCACGCCTGATACGCAACGACCTCGATGCCGTCGCCGCCGCCCTTGCGCGCCGGGGCGTGCACCTCGACCGCGAGCGGCTGAATGCCTTGGAAGTGCAGCGTAAGGACCTGCAAGTGCGTATGCAGGAGCTGCAGAACACGCGTAATACGCGCTCCAAGGCGATCGGGCAGGCCAAGGCCAAAGGGGAGGACGTCGCGCCGCTGTTGGCCGAAGTGGCCGATCTTGGTGAGCGTCTGAAGGCGGCCGAGGGCGAATTTCACGCCGTGCAAGGTGAACTCGACGGGCTGTTGCTCGAGCTGCCCAACGTGCCGCATGAGTCGGTGCCCGATGGCGCGGACGAGACGCACAATGTCGAGGTGCGCCGCTGGGGCACGCCGGCGGAGTACGACTTCGAGGTGCGCGATCACGTCGCGCTGGGCGAGGCGCTCGGCCAGCTCGATTTCGCCACCGCCAGCAAGATCGCCGGGGCGCGCTTCAGTGTGATGTCGGGCGGGCTCGCGCGCCTGCATCGGGCGCTGATCCAGTTCATGCTCGACCTGCACACGCGCGAACACGGCTATACCGAGCTGTACGTGCCGTATCTGGTCAACAGCGCGAGCCTGGTCGGTACCGGTCAGTTGCCCAAGTTCGAGGAGGACCTGTTCGCCACCGGCGGCGGCTATTACCTGATCCCCACCGCCGAGGTGCCGGTCACCAACACCGCGCGCGACACGATCCTCGAGGCCGACACGCTGCCGCGCCGCTATGTGGCGCACACGCCCTGCTTTCGCAGCGAGGCGGGCAGCCATGGCAAGGACACCCGCGGCATGATCCGTCAGCACCAGTTCGAGAAGGTGGAGCTGGTGCAGATGGTGCGCCCGGAGGAGTCCTACGCGGCGCTGGAGGCGCTGACCGGCCACGCCGAGGCGGTGCTGCAGCGCCTGGAGCTACCGTATCGGGTGGTCGCCCTCTGCACCGGTGACATGGGTTTCGCCGCCGCCAAGACCTACGACATCGAGGTGTGGCTGCCGGGCCAGCAGGCCTACCGGGAGATCTCCTCGTGCAGCAACTTCGAGGACTTTCAGGCGCGGCGCATGCAGGCCCGTTGGCGTAACCCCGAGACCCGCAAGCCCGAACTGCTGCATACCCTGAACGGCTCGGGGCTGGCGGTCGGGCGTACCTTGGTCGCGCTGATGGAGAACGGCCAGCAGGGCGATGGGCGCATTCGCATTCCCGAGGCGCTGCGCCCTTACGTCGACGGACTGGACTACCTCGGCTAA
- the rnhB gene encoding ribonuclease HII: MARRRTQQFQLDFASGVTLLAGVDEVGRGPLAGPVVAAAVILPDRPRIRGLTDSKLLSAEQREALAVKIRARALACALGRAEVEEIDHLNIFHASLLAMRRAVEALATVPEYAVVDGNRCPEHLPCPSEAVVQGDLRVPCISAASILAKVARDAEMAALDAAYPGYGFAQHKGYATAMHLEALRALGPCAIHRRSFAPVRAALGLDVVGATAPVAMASEEGAVP; the protein is encoded by the coding sequence ATGGCACGAAGAAGAACGCAGCAGTTTCAACTCGATTTCGCCTCCGGCGTCACCTTGCTCGCGGGCGTGGACGAGGTCGGGCGCGGCCCGCTCGCGGGCCCGGTGGTCGCCGCCGCCGTCATCCTGCCCGATCGCCCGCGCATCCGCGGGTTGACCGACTCCAAGTTACTGAGCGCCGAGCAGCGTGAGGCGCTGGCGGTGAAGATCCGCGCGCGCGCGCTGGCCTGCGCGCTGGGGCGCGCCGAGGTGGAGGAGATCGACCACCTGAACATCTTCCATGCGTCCCTGCTGGCCATGCGCCGCGCAGTGGAGGCGCTCGCGACGGTGCCCGAGTACGCCGTGGTGGACGGTAACCGCTGCCCCGAGCACCTGCCGTGTCCCTCCGAGGCGGTGGTGCAGGGCGATCTGCGCGTGCCCTGCATCAGCGCCGCCTCCATCCTCGCCAAAGTCGCGCGCGATGCCGAAATGGCCGCGCTGGATGCGGCTTATCCAGGCTACGGTTTTGCCCAGCACAAGGGCTATGCCACTGCCATGCACCTCGAGGCGCTGCGGGCGCTGGGCCCCTGCGCCATCCACCGGCGCTCCTTCGCGCCGGTGCGCGCGGCCCTCGGTTTGGACGTGGTCGGTGCCACCGCGCCGGTGGCCATGGCGTCTGAAGAAGGGGCGGTCCCGTGA
- a CDS encoding Bax inhibitor-1/YccA family protein, which yields MVARGGVLGTEATNKLIRNTYTLLSMTLLFAAFMAGVSMALGLPHPGLVITLVGFFGLLFLTTKFRDSGLGLLFVFALTGFMGYTLGPIISAYLALPNGDQIVMLAMGGTAAIFLGLSGYALSTRKDFSFMGGFLMVGILVAFLAGLAAYFFQMPGLSLAVSAMFVLLMSGLILWQTSQIVNGGETNYIMATITLFVSIYNLFTSLLHLLGAFNND from the coding sequence ATGGTTGCCCGCGGCGGTGTGCTCGGCACCGAAGCGACCAACAAACTGATCCGCAACACCTACACGCTCCTGTCCATGACCTTGCTGTTCGCGGCATTCATGGCCGGCGTCTCCATGGCGTTGGGGCTCCCGCATCCGGGCTTGGTCATCACTCTGGTGGGCTTCTTCGGTCTGCTGTTCCTGACCACCAAGTTCCGCGACAGCGGCTTGGGTCTGCTGTTCGTGTTCGCCTTGACGGGCTTCATGGGCTACACCCTCGGCCCGATCATCAGCGCATACCTCGCGCTGCCGAACGGCGATCAGATCGTGATGCTGGCCATGGGCGGCACCGCCGCGATCTTCCTGGGGCTGTCGGGCTACGCGCTCAGCACGCGCAAGGACTTCAGCTTCATGGGCGGCTTCCTGATGGTGGGCATCCTGGTCGCCTTCCTGGCCGGTCTGGCGGCATACTTCTTCCAGATGCCCGGCCTGTCGCTGGCTGTCTCCGCCATGTTCGTGCTGCTGATGTCCGGTCTGATCCTATGGCAGACCAGCCAGATCGTGAACGGCGGCGAGACCAACTACATCATGGCCACGATTACGCTGTTCGTGTCCATCTACAACCTCTTCACCAGCCTGCTGCACTTGCTCGGCGCGTTCAACAACGACTAA
- the trxB gene encoding thioredoxin-disulfide reductase: MSEAKHCRLLILGSGPAGYTAAVYAARANLNPVLVTGLEQGGQLMTTTEVDNWPGDVEGLQGPDLMDRMRRHAERFNTEIVFDHINKAELTERPFRLTGDAGVYTCDALIVATGASAMYLGLPSEEKFKGRGVSGCATCDGFFYKGQRVAVIGGGNTAVEEALYLSNIAAHVTVVHRRDHFRSEKILSNQLMEKAASGNVSIEWNHTLDEVLGDDSGVTGMRLKSAVDGATKELEVTGIFIAIGHRPNTELFTGQLDMDNGYIRIKSGTSGGATSTSIPGVFAAGDVADHVYRQAITSAGSGCMAALDAERYLEHLGKEQPIGEGKAAAKAETNAKSDVE; the protein is encoded by the coding sequence ATGAGTGAAGCGAAGCACTGCCGCCTGTTGATCCTGGGCTCGGGCCCCGCCGGCTACACCGCCGCCGTGTATGCGGCGCGCGCGAACCTGAACCCGGTGCTGGTGACCGGCCTGGAACAGGGCGGGCAGCTGATGACCACCACCGAGGTGGACAACTGGCCGGGCGACGTCGAGGGCCTGCAAGGCCCCGATCTGATGGACCGCATGCGTCGCCACGCCGAGCGCTTCAACACCGAGATCGTGTTCGACCACATCAACAAGGCCGAACTGACCGAGCGGCCCTTCCGCCTCACCGGCGACGCCGGCGTCTACACCTGCGATGCACTCATCGTCGCCACCGGCGCCTCGGCCATGTACCTCGGCCTCCCCTCCGAGGAGAAGTTCAAGGGGCGCGGCGTCTCGGGCTGCGCCACCTGCGACGGGTTTTTCTATAAGGGTCAGCGCGTGGCGGTGATCGGCGGCGGTAACACCGCGGTCGAGGAGGCGCTGTATCTGTCCAACATCGCCGCGCACGTCACCGTGGTGCACCGCCGGGACCACTTCCGCTCCGAGAAGATCCTCAGCAACCAGTTGATGGAGAAAGCCGCGAGCGGCAATGTGTCCATCGAATGGAATCACACCCTGGACGAGGTGCTGGGTGACGACAGCGGGGTCACCGGCATGCGCCTCAAGAGCGCCGTCGACGGGGCCACCAAGGAACTCGAGGTGACCGGCATCTTCATCGCCATCGGCCACCGCCCCAACACCGAGCTGTTCACGGGGCAGCTCGACATGGACAACGGGTATATCCGCATCAAGAGCGGCACCAGCGGCGGCGCGACCTCCACCAGCATTCCCGGCGTGTTCGCCGCCGGCGACGTGGCCGACCACGTGTACCGCCAGGCGATCACTTCGGCGGGCTCGGGCTGCATGGCCGCGCTGGACGCCGAGCGCTATCTGGAACACTTGGGCAAGGAGCAGCCCATTGGTGAGGGCAAAGCCGCAGCCAAAGCGGAAACCAACGCCAAATCCGACGTCGAATAG
- a CDS encoding DUF190 domain-containing protein: MNGRQAVRVARLYLSEREGQVDALTASLREAGLRGVTVLRGIAGFGEHGVLSARLLDLSLDLPVVVEFFDAPEKVDAALAAVADRVPPGHLVVWDASTNL; the protein is encoded by the coding sequence GTGAACGGACGGCAAGCGGTGCGCGTCGCAAGGCTCTATCTGTCGGAGAGGGAGGGGCAGGTCGACGCCCTGACTGCGTCGCTGCGCGAGGCGGGCCTGCGCGGCGTGACCGTGCTGCGCGGCATCGCCGGCTTCGGTGAGCATGGCGTGCTGTCGGCCCGGCTGCTCGACCTGTCGCTGGACCTGCCGGTGGTGGTGGAGTTCTTCGACGCTCCCGAGAAGGTCGACGCCGCGCTGGCGGCGGTTGCCGATCGCGTCCCGCCCGGCCATCTTGTGGTCTGGGACGCGTCCACCAACCTTTGA
- a CDS encoding replication-associated recombination protein A — MDAYRPLADRMRPADLAEYVGQPHVLAPGRPLREALESGHLHSFVLWGPPGTGKTTLARLVAQRVEADFLSLSAVLAGVKDIRAAVESAERLRNLEGRATVLFVDEVHRFNKAQQDAFLPFVENGTVTFIGATTENPSFELNSALLSRARVYVLKRLDEGDLEALLERALADPERGLGALDVNCEAEQRARLARAADGDARRALNLLELAADLASAEPGRRIDETVVDAVLTDTLRRFDKGGDLFYDQISALHKAVRGSAPDAALYWLARMLDGGCDALYIARRVVRMASEDIGNADPRALQLALQAWDVQERLGSPEGELAIAQAVVYLACAAKSNAVYNAFGAARADARSGGSLDVPMHLRNAPTKLMKNLGHGSGYRYAHDEPEGYAAGETYFPPELGERSYYQPVDRGLEQRIAEKLRHLRALDRQWRATHKARKPD, encoded by the coding sequence ATGGATGCCTACCGCCCGCTCGCGGACCGCATGCGGCCGGCGGACCTCGCCGAGTACGTCGGCCAGCCGCACGTGCTCGCCCCCGGTCGGCCCCTGCGCGAGGCGCTCGAATCGGGGCACCTGCATTCCTTCGTGTTGTGGGGCCCGCCCGGCACCGGTAAGACCACGCTCGCGCGCTTGGTCGCGCAGCGGGTGGAGGCGGATTTCCTGAGTCTCTCGGCGGTGCTGGCCGGGGTGAAGGACATCCGCGCCGCGGTGGAGTCCGCCGAGCGCCTGCGCAACCTGGAAGGACGCGCCACCGTGTTGTTCGTGGACGAGGTGCACCGCTTCAACAAGGCCCAGCAAGACGCTTTCCTGCCGTTCGTGGAGAACGGCACCGTGACCTTCATCGGCGCCACCACCGAGAATCCGTCCTTCGAGCTCAACAGCGCGTTGCTCTCGCGCGCCCGCGTCTATGTGCTGAAGCGCCTGGATGAGGGCGACCTGGAGGCCCTGCTCGAGCGGGCGTTGGCGGACCCCGAGCGCGGTCTCGGCGCCCTGGATGTCAATTGCGAGGCGGAGCAGCGGGCGCGCTTGGCACGCGCCGCCGACGGCGACGCCCGGCGCGCGCTCAACCTGCTCGAGCTGGCCGCCGACCTCGCCAGCGCCGAGCCTGGCCGCCGCATCGACGAGACGGTGGTCGATGCCGTGCTCACCGATACCCTGCGCCGCTTCGACAAAGGGGGCGACCTTTTCTACGACCAGATCTCCGCACTGCACAAGGCGGTGCGCGGCTCCGCGCCGGATGCCGCCCTGTACTGGCTGGCGCGCATGCTCGACGGCGGCTGCGACGCGCTGTACATCGCCCGCCGCGTGGTGCGCATGGCCAGCGAGGACATCGGCAATGCCGATCCGCGCGCGCTGCAACTCGCGCTACAGGCCTGGGACGTGCAGGAGCGGCTCGGCAGCCCCGAAGGCGAACTCGCCATCGCGCAGGCGGTGGTCTACCTCGCTTGTGCAGCCAAAAGTAACGCTGTGTACAATGCCTTCGGCGCGGCGCGGGCCGATGCGCGCTCCGGCGGCTCGCTGGACGTGCCCATGCATCTGCGTAACGCGCCCACCAAGCTAATGAAGAACCTCGGGCACGGCAGTGGCTATCGCTACGCGCACGACGAACCCGAGGGCTATGCGGCCGGCGAGACCTATTTCCCGCCGGAGCTGGGGGAGCGGAGCTATTACCAGCCTGTCGATCGGGGTCTCGAGCAGCGCATCGCCGAGAAGCTGCGCCATTTGCGCGCGCTCGACCGGCAGTGGCGGGCGACCCATAAGGCGCGCAAGCCCGACTGA
- the ald gene encoding alanine dehydrogenase, with translation MRIGIPTELKIMEGRVALIPAAAGELVKRGHEVYVQAGAGLQSGYRDADYSALGVHVLDDAAAVYGAGELIVKVKEPQVEELALLRADHLLFSYLHLAADPALTEALCRIGLTAVAFETVAEGARLPLLAPMSDIAGRLGAQVGAHLLHAPQGGRGVLLGGLPAAERGRVVVIGAGVAGGSAVRVAAGLGAEVVVFDLNRDRLEAMRAFGPNVTALYPYEESVRKAVLGADLVIGAVLIVGARAPHVLDAETVRRMQPGSVIVDISVDQGGCVETTRPTDYRAPTYVWEDVVHFAVTNMPGAVPRSASQALSAALIPYVAALAQGEWRDNFALRAGINVADHKVVHPALLDA, from the coding sequence ATGCGCATTGGTATCCCCACCGAGCTGAAGATCATGGAGGGGCGCGTCGCGCTGATTCCGGCGGCGGCCGGTGAGTTGGTCAAGCGCGGCCACGAGGTCTATGTCCAGGCCGGCGCGGGGCTGCAAAGCGGCTACAGGGACGCGGATTACAGCGCCCTGGGCGTGCATGTCCTCGACGATGCCGCCGCCGTCTACGGGGCGGGGGAGTTGATCGTCAAGGTGAAGGAGCCCCAGGTCGAGGAGCTGGCGCTGCTGCGCGCCGACCATCTGTTGTTCTCCTATCTCCATCTGGCCGCCGACCCGGCGCTCACCGAGGCCTTGTGCCGGATCGGCCTCACCGCGGTCGCCTTCGAGACCGTGGCGGAAGGCGCGCGCCTGCCGCTGCTGGCGCCCATGAGCGACATCGCGGGGCGGCTCGGCGCCCAGGTCGGCGCGCATCTGTTACACGCGCCGCAGGGCGGCCGCGGTGTATTGCTCGGCGGGCTGCCGGCGGCCGAACGCGGACGGGTGGTGGTGATCGGGGCCGGCGTGGCCGGTGGCAGCGCGGTGCGCGTGGCGGCCGGTCTCGGCGCCGAGGTGGTGGTGTTCGACCTGAACCGCGACCGCCTGGAGGCGATGCGGGCGTTCGGGCCGAACGTCACCGCGCTCTATCCTTACGAGGAGTCCGTGCGCAAGGCCGTGCTGGGCGCCGACCTGGTGATCGGCGCGGTGCTCATTGTCGGGGCGCGCGCGCCGCACGTGCTGGACGCCGAGACGGTACGGCGCATGCAGCCCGGCAGCGTGATCGTGGATATCTCGGTGGATCAGGGCGGGTGCGTGGAGACCACGCGCCCCACCGACTATCGGGCGCCGACCTATGTGTGGGAGGACGTGGTGCACTTCGCGGTGACCAATATGCCGGGGGCGGTGCCGCGCAGCGCCTCGCAGGCGTTGTCGGCCGCACTGATCCCCTATGTCGCGGCGTTGGCGCAGGGGGAATGGCGCGACAATTTCGCGCTGCGGGCAGGCATCAACGTGGCGGATCACAAAGTGGTGCACCCGGCCTTGCTCGACGCCTGA
- a CDS encoding DNA translocase FtsK 4TM domain-containing protein has translation MSQASRKKNPPVPLAAHIRRGLREGALFVFGFTALYLILALGTYHPEDPGWSYSTNAERVANLGGPVGAWFADVFLHLFGYMAFVFPVIVGYVGWVLFAGRKRDAGDEHEGAGTGFRLLGFALTLGAGSGLAALHVAEGHLALPQGAGGILGSVIGAGLVNTVDLLGATLFLLALFLTGVTLATGISWFGVMDRTGAAAIAFWRGLQALRAGMRERRLARQARQTRETHVEEEKKKREKRQPLRIEPVIKATPISARAARERQVPLFKLPADSALPPLSLLDPPQPATHALSKEALEAISRQVEIKLKDFNIEVEVVAAHPGPVITRFEMQPAPGVKVSQISNLAKDLARALSVVSVRIVEVIPGKSTVGLEIPNEHRETVSLVETLQSREYADASSALTLALGKDIAGRPVVADLGKMPHLLVAGTTGSGKSVGINAMILSLLFNATPQQVRLIMIDPKMLELSVYQGIPHLLAPVVTDMKEAANALRWCVAEMERRYRLMSSVGVRNLAGFNRKVKDAQDAGKPLVNPFAPPPGEDEEPETLEPLPYIVVVIDEFADMMMIVGKKVEELIARLAQKARAAGVHLILATQRPSVDVITGLIKANIPTRISFQVSSRVDSRTILDQNGAEHLLGHGDMLYLPAGTGLPQRVHGAFVADQEVHRVADHLKEHGEPDYLDEILQGGESDGGGNFPGDMASDEEADPLYDQAVRMVTETRRASISAVQRRLKIGYNRAARMVEVMEQQGVVGPLQSNGSREVLAPPPPPID, from the coding sequence ATGTCGCAGGCAAGTCGCAAGAAGAATCCCCCCGTGCCGCTGGCGGCGCACATCCGCCGCGGTCTGCGCGAGGGCGCCCTGTTCGTCTTCGGCTTTACCGCCCTGTACCTCATCCTGGCGCTCGGCACCTATCACCCCGAGGACCCCGGCTGGTCCTACAGCACCAACGCGGAGCGGGTGGCCAACCTCGGCGGACCGGTGGGCGCCTGGTTCGCGGACGTCTTTCTGCACCTGTTCGGCTATATGGCCTTCGTGTTCCCGGTCATCGTGGGCTACGTCGGCTGGGTGCTGTTTGCCGGGCGCAAACGCGACGCCGGTGACGAGCACGAGGGCGCCGGCACCGGCTTTCGCCTGCTCGGCTTCGCGCTGACCCTGGGCGCCGGCAGCGGCCTCGCGGCATTGCACGTCGCGGAGGGGCATTTGGCGCTGCCGCAAGGGGCCGGCGGCATCCTCGGGAGCGTGATCGGCGCGGGCCTGGTGAACACGGTCGACCTGTTGGGCGCGACCCTGTTCCTGCTGGCCTTGTTCCTGACCGGCGTGACCCTGGCCACCGGCATCTCCTGGTTCGGGGTGATGGATCGCACCGGCGCCGCGGCGATCGCCTTCTGGCGCGGCCTGCAGGCGCTGCGCGCGGGCATGCGCGAGCGTCGCCTCGCGCGCCAAGCGCGTCAGACCCGCGAGACGCATGTCGAGGAAGAGAAAAAGAAGCGCGAGAAGCGCCAGCCGCTGCGTATCGAACCGGTGATCAAGGCGACGCCGATCAGTGCGCGCGCCGCGCGTGAGCGTCAGGTGCCGCTGTTCAAGCTGCCGGCCGACAGCGCACTGCCGCCCTTGTCGCTGCTGGATCCGCCGCAGCCGGCCACCCACGCGCTGTCCAAGGAGGCGCTGGAGGCGATCTCGCGCCAAGTCGAGATCAAGCTCAAGGACTTCAACATCGAAGTGGAGGTGGTGGCGGCGCATCCGGGGCCGGTCATCACGCGCTTCGAAATGCAGCCCGCGCCGGGGGTGAAGGTCAGCCAGATCAGTAACCTCGCCAAGGACCTCGCGCGCGCCCTGTCGGTGGTCAGCGTGCGCATCGTCGAGGTCATCCCGGGCAAGTCCACCGTGGGCCTGGAGATCCCCAACGAGCACCGCGAGACGGTGTCGCTGGTCGAGACGCTGCAGTCGCGCGAGTACGCCGACGCCTCCTCGGCGCTCACCCTGGCGCTCGGCAAGGACATCGCCGGGCGACCGGTGGTGGCGGACCTCGGCAAGATGCCGCATCTGCTGGTGGCCGGTACCACCGGTTCCGGTAAGTCGGTCGGCATCAACGCGATGATCCTCAGCCTGCTGTTCAACGCCACGCCCCAGCAGGTGCGCCTGATCATGATCGACCCCAAGATGCTGGAACTGTCGGTCTACCAGGGCATCCCGCACCTGCTCGCGCCGGTGGTCACCGACATGAAGGAGGCCGCCAACGCGCTGCGCTGGTGCGTGGCGGAGATGGAGCGCCGCTACCGGCTGATGTCCTCGGTGGGAGTGCGCAACCTCGCGGGCTTCAACCGCAAGGTGAAGGACGCGCAGGACGCCGGCAAGCCGCTGGTGAACCCGTTCGCGCCGCCGCCCGGCGAGGACGAGGAACCGGAGACGCTGGAGCCGCTGCCGTACATCGTGGTGGTGATCGACGAGTTCGCCGACATGATGATGATCGTCGGCAAGAAGGTCGAGGAGCTGATTGCGCGCCTCGCGCAGAAGGCGCGCGCGGCCGGCGTGCACCTCATCCTCGCCACGCAGCGGCCGTCGGTGGACGTCATCACCGGCCTGATCAAGGCGAACATTCCGACCCGCATCTCGTTCCAGGTGTCCTCGCGGGTGGACTCGCGCACCATCCTCGACCAGAACGGGGCGGAGCACCTGCTCGGCCACGGCGACATGCTCTACCTGCCGGCGGGCACAGGCCTGCCGCAGCGCGTGCACGGCGCGTTCGTCGCGGACCAGGAGGTGCACCGCGTCGCCGATCACCTCAAGGAGCACGGCGAACCGGATTACCTGGACGAGATCCTGCAGGGCGGCGAGAGCGACGGTGGCGGCAACTTCCCGGGCGATATGGCGTCTGATGAAGAGGCCGATCCGCTATACGATCAGGCGGTGCGGATGGTCACCGAGACCCGCCGGGCCTCCATCTCGGCCGTGCAGCGCCGCTTGAAGATCGGCTACAACCGCGCGGCGCGCATGGTCGAGGTCATGGAGCAACAGGGCGTCGTGGGTCCGTTGCAGTCCAACGGCAGCCGCGAGGTGCTGGCACCGCCGCCACCCCCCATCGACTGA
- the crcB gene encoding fluoride efflux transporter CrcB: protein MTLVAIALGGALGSVLRYGLALQVHQWLGRGFPYGTLAVNVSGCLAIGLLYVLLTERYAVAPEWRAALLIGVLGGFTTFSTFSLETLALVDGREYGKALANIMLSLVLCLLATWLGLALGRRL from the coding sequence ATGACGCTGGTGGCGATTGCCCTGGGCGGCGCGCTCGGCTCGGTGTTGCGCTACGGCTTGGCGCTACAAGTGCACCAGTGGCTCGGCCGCGGCTTCCCCTACGGCACCCTGGCCGTCAATGTGTCGGGTTGTCTCGCCATCGGTCTGTTGTACGTGCTGCTGACCGAGCGCTACGCGGTCGCCCCCGAATGGCGCGCCGCGTTGTTGATCGGGGTGCTCGGCGGTTTCACCACCTTTTCGACCTTTTCCCTCGAGACGCTGGCCCTCGTGGACGGCCGCGAGTACGGTAAGGCCTTGGCCAATATCATGCTGAGCCTCGTCCTGTGCTTGTTGGCTACCTGGCTCGGGCTCGCGTTGGGGAGGCGGCTGTGA